One window of candidate division Zixibacteria bacterium HGW-Zixibacteria-1 genomic DNA carries:
- a CDS encoding IS1 family transposase, with the protein MNCLKAEKQEMVLNLLVEGNSIRGIERITGVHRDTIIRLMKRVGENCQAFMDQNMRGLRCKYLECDEIWTYVGKKQKQLKVGDPDELGDQYVFIALDRETKIVPVFEVGKRNTFTAYWFMQKLQRRVNGQFQLTTDMFRGYLEAVKSAFGYNIHYAVLQKIYHGDENGRREGYSPCKLRKTEKSVISGKPKPEKICTSFVERQNLTIRMQLRRFSRLTIAFSKSLDSLKAALNLHFWHYNFMRLHGSLKMTPAMKAGISKTVASWDWVLS; encoded by the coding sequence ATGAATTGCCTGAAAGCCGAAAAACAAGAAATGGTGCTGAATTTGTTAGTCGAAGGAAACAGCATAAGAGGAATAGAGAGGATTACTGGTGTCCACAGGGATACTATAATTAGACTTATGAAGCGTGTCGGTGAAAATTGCCAAGCTTTTATGGATCAGAATATGCGGGGACTCCGCTGTAAATATCTCGAATGTGATGAGATTTGGACTTATGTCGGGAAAAAGCAAAAACAGCTTAAAGTTGGTGATCCTGACGAATTGGGCGACCAATATGTCTTTATCGCTTTGGATAGGGAAACCAAAATAGTGCCTGTCTTTGAGGTAGGAAAACGAAACACATTTACCGCCTATTGGTTTATGCAAAAGTTGCAAAGGCGTGTAAATGGTCAATTCCAGTTGACAACGGATATGTTTCGCGGTTATTTAGAAGCGGTAAAGTCAGCTTTCGGTTATAACATCCATTATGCGGTATTGCAAAAGATTTATCATGGCGATGAAAATGGTCGTCGCGAAGGTTATAGCCCATGTAAATTGAGAAAGACTGAAAAAAGCGTGATAAGCGGAAAACCCAAACCTGAAAAAATCTGCACTTCGTTTGTGGAGCGGCAAAATTTAACAATTCGGATGCAATTGCGCCGTTTCTCTCGCCTCACTATTGCCTTTTCAAAGAGTCTTGACAGCCTTAAGGCCGCGCTAAATCTCCATTTTTGGCATTACAACTTTATGCGTTTACACGGATCATTGAAAATGACTCCGGCCATGAAAGCGGGAATTTCTAAAACTGTTGCAAGCTGGGATTGGGTTTTAAGTTGA
- a CDS encoding cysteine desulfurase produces MEELIYLDNAATSWPKPTQVYDFMVEFYRRCGVNPGRSGFDMAIEAGNILEETRKRLVAFFGGDHSASQRLCFSYNATDSLNLIIQGLLKSGDHVVTTNLEHNSVIRPINVLVRDSGVEVTYVPFNKQGFMEPDDIKKAFKKNTRLVMVNHGSNVLGTVQPIGEIGRICKENGIIFGIDVSQTAGVIPIDMKKMNVDVLAFTGHKSMMGSTGIGGMCVREKIQIRQTRAGGTGVRSAYPYHLEEFPYRFEFGTPNVVGIASLKAGLDWIESMGGPEKIHAQEMKLTKKLLDGFRNIEGVITYCCDSLENHLSTLTVNVDGIEAGNVGIMLDVDFSIATRTGLHCAPLVHHQLGIDKIHGGVRFAIGAFNTETHIDKAIAAMADIAERARKKSKFKPPSERAVG; encoded by the coding sequence TTGGAAGAATTAATATATCTCGACAACGCCGCGACATCATGGCCAAAACCGACGCAGGTGTATGATTTCATGGTCGAATTTTATCGGCGATGCGGGGTCAATCCGGGGCGAAGCGGATTCGACATGGCTATTGAGGCCGGAAACATCCTCGAAGAAACCAGAAAACGCCTGGTCGCCTTCTTCGGCGGCGACCATTCCGCCTCACAAAGATTGTGTTTCAGCTATAATGCCACCGATTCGCTTAACCTGATCATTCAGGGATTGCTCAAATCCGGCGATCATGTTGTGACCACGAATCTCGAACATAACTCGGTCATCCGCCCCATCAATGTGCTGGTGCGTGATTCGGGCGTCGAAGTTACTTATGTGCCGTTCAACAAACAGGGTTTTATGGAACCCGATGATATCAAGAAGGCCTTCAAGAAAAACACGCGGTTGGTAATGGTCAATCATGGCTCCAATGTTCTCGGGACCGTTCAGCCGATCGGGGAAATCGGCCGGATCTGCAAAGAAAACGGAATAATCTTCGGTATCGATGTCTCGCAGACCGCCGGCGTTATTCCGATCGATATGAAAAAGATGAATGTCGATGTGCTGGCTTTTACGGGTCATAAATCGATGATGGGCAGCACCGGCATCGGCGGCATGTGTGTCCGCGAAAAAATTCAGATCCGGCAAACCCGCGCCGGCGGCACCGGTGTCCGCTCGGCGTATCCGTACCATCTCGAGGAATTCCCGTATCGTTTTGAATTCGGAACCCCCAACGTGGTTGGTATCGCATCGCTGAAAGCAGGGCTGGATTGGATCGAAAGCATGGGCGGCCCGGAGAAGATTCATGCCCAGGAAATGAAACTGACCAAAAAACTGCTCGATGGCTTCAGGAACATCGAAGGTGTCATAACCTATTGCTGTGACAGCCTCGAAAATCATCTCTCGACTTTGACCGTCAATGTCGATGGTATCGAGGCGGGCAATGTCGGGATTATGCTTGATGTCGATTTCAGCATCGCCACCCGAACCGGGCTTCACTGTGCTCCGCTGGTGCATCACCAGCTCGGAATCGACAAGATTCATGGCGGCGTTCGTTTTGCAATCGGAGCTTTTAACACCGAAACGCATATTGACAAAGCGATTGCGGCCATGGCCGATATCGCCGAGCGGGCCCGTAAAAAAAGCAAATTCAAGCCCCCATCGGAGCGGGCAGTGGGCTGA